The Deltaproteobacteria bacterium GWC2_65_14 genome contains the following window.
GGTCTTCCCGCGGAACTCCCGGATGTACGGGAGCGCCTCGATCAGCGTCTCGGCCTTCTGGATATATCCCCGCATCCTCGATTCGTCCATCGCGCCAGGGCCCCGCCCTTCAGAGAATGTACCGACTGACATCCACGTCCCGGACGATCCCGGCCAGCTTCTCCTCCACGTAGGAGGCCGCGATCGAGATCTCCTGTCCCCCGATCTCCGGGGCCGTGAACAGCAGGTCCTCGAGCAGCTTCTCCAGGATCGTGTGCAGCCGCCTCGCCCCGATGTTCTCGGTCCGGTCGTTCACCTCGCAGGCCATCTCCGCGATCCGGTCCACCGCCTCCGGGGTGAACGTGAGCCGCACCCCTTCCGTGGCGAGCAGCTCCGTGTACTGGCGGGTCAGCGACCCGTGCGGCTCGGTCAGGATCCGCACGAAGTCCTCCCGCGTCAGGGGGTCGAGCTCCACCCGGATCGGGAACCTCCCCTGGAGCTCCGGGATCAGGTCGGACGGCTTCGCCGTGTGGAAGGCCCCTGCCGCGATGAAGAGGATATGGTCGGTCCGGACCATCCCGTGCTTCGTGTTCACGTTCGAGCCTTCCACGATGGGAAGGAGGTCGCGCTGGACACCCTGCCGCGACACGTCGGGACCCGCAGTCGACTCCCGCCCCGCGATCTTGTCGATCTCGTCGAGGAAGACGATGCCGCTCTGCTCCGTGCGTTCCACCGCATTCCTCTTCACCTGATCCATGTCGACCATCCGGGCGGCCTCCTCCTTCTCGAGGAACCCGAGCGCCTCGGGGACCCGCATCCGTTTCCTGCGGACCCGCTTCGGAAAGAGGTTCCCCAGCATCTCCTGGAGGTTCCCCTCGATCGATTCCCCTCCGCCGGTCACCCCGATCAGGTCGATCGCCGGCATCGCGCTCTCCCGCACCTCGACCTCCACGAACCGCTCCGTGAGCTTTTTTTCCCGGAGCATCGCCCGGAGCCGCTCCCGCGAGTCGCTCCCCGTCCCTTCCGGTCCCTCCGCCGGCCCCTCCCCCGGCCTGCGGGGGGGCGGCGCCGGCAGGAGGATGTCCAGCAGCCTCTCCTCCGCCGCGGCCTTCGCCCGGCCCGCCACCCTCTCCATCTCCTCCGTGCGCACCATGTGGACCGCGGTCTCCACGAGGTCTCGGACGATCGACTCGACGTCCCTCCCGACGTACCCGACCTCCGTGAACTTCGAGGCCTCGACCTTCACGAACGGCGCCTGGGCAAGGCGGGCGAGCCTCCTGGCGATCTCGGTCTTCCCCACGCCGGTCGGCCCCACCATGAGGATGTTCTTCGGCGCGATCTCCTCCCGGAGCTCCTCCGGCACCTGCCGGCGCCGCCACCGGTTCCGCAGGGCGATCGCCACCGCGCGCTTGGCGTTCTGCTGCCCGACGATGTGCCGGTCGAGCTCCGCGACGATCTCCCGGGGAATCCGGGGGGCCTCCGGCGCGGTCTGGCGTTCCGGTCCGCTCACGGCGCCGCGATCTCGTCGGCCACGATGTTGCTGTTCGTGTAGATGCAGATCTCCGACGCGATCCGGAGCGCCTCCCGGGCGACCTCGATCGCCGGCCGGTCGGTGTGCAGCAGCAGCGCGCGGGCCGCCGCAAGGGCCATGGGCCCCCCGGACCCGACCGCGAGCACGCCGTCGTCCGGCTCCACCACGTCGCCGCTGCCGGACAGCAGCATCAGCTCCCGCCCGTCGGTGACCACCATCAGGGCGTCCAGCCGCCGAAGCACCCTGTCCGTCCTCCAGTCCTTGGCAAGCTCGACGGCCGAACGGCGCAAGCCCCCCCGGAACTCGACCAGCTTCCCCTCGAACTTCTCGAAGAGGGTGAAGGCGTCCGCGGTCGCCCCGGCGAACCCGGCCAGGACCCGGTCCTGGTAGAGCCGCCGGATCTTCTTCGCCGTGTGCTTGAGCACCGTCGCTCCCATCGTCACCTGGCCGTCCCCCGCCAGGGCCACCCGTCCGCCCCGGGAGACCGCCACGATCGTCGTTCCGCGCCGCTCCGTCATTTCCGTTCCTTCCTGCCCGGACCGGGCCGCTCTCCCCTCCCGCGGGGGCCCGCCGCCATCGGGTGCGCCTCCTCGTACGCGCGGACCAGGTGGCTGACGTTGACCCTCGCGTAGCGCTGGGTCGTGGATAGGGAGGCGTGCCCCAGCATCTCCTGGATGGCCCGCAGGTCCGCCCCCGACTCGAGCAGGTGCGTGGCGAAGGAGTGGCGGATCCCGTGGGGGGATAGGTGCCTCCCGATCCCGGCCCGCTCCAGGGAGCGGGAGAGGATCCGGGCCACGCTCCGCGCCGTGAGCCCTCCCCCGCGCGCGTTCCGGAAGAGGGGTGCGTCCCACCCCTCCTCCGCGTCCCGCATCGAAAACGGGCTCCCGTCGAGGTACCCGGCCAGCGCCGCCCGGGCCTGCTCTCCCACGGGCACCACCCGCACCTTCCGCC
Protein-coding sequences here:
- a CDS encoding HslU--HslV peptidase proteolytic subunit, encoding MTERRGTTIVAVSRGGRVALAGDGQVTMGATVLKHTAKKIRRLYQDRVLAGFAGATADAFTLFEKFEGKLVEFRGGLRRSAVELAKDWRTDRVLRRLDALMVVTDGRELMLLSGSGDVVEPDDGVLAVGSGGPMALAAARALLLHTDRPAIEVAREALRIASEICIYTNSNIVADEIAAP
- a CDS encoding HslU--HslV peptidase ATPase subunit, with product MPREIVAELDRHIVGQQNAKRAVAIALRNRWRRRQVPEELREEIAPKNILMVGPTGVGKTEIARRLARLAQAPFVKVEASKFTEVGYVGRDVESIVRDLVETAVHMVRTEEMERVAGRAKAAAEERLLDILLPAPPPRRPGEGPAEGPEGTGSDSRERLRAMLREKKLTERFVEVEVRESAMPAIDLIGVTGGGESIEGNLQEMLGNLFPKRVRRKRMRVPEALGFLEKEEAARMVDMDQVKRNAVERTEQSGIVFLDEIDKIAGRESTAGPDVSRQGVQRDLLPIVEGSNVNTKHGMVRTDHILFIAAGAFHTAKPSDLIPELQGRFPIRVELDPLTREDFVRILTEPHGSLTRQYTELLATEGVRLTFTPEAVDRIAEMACEVNDRTENIGARRLHTILEKLLEDLLFTAPEIGGQEISIAASYVEEKLAGIVRDVDVSRYIL